The segment GTTACACGTTGAAACCTGATGTATTGGCAAAGGATGTCTATCGGGTATCCGCGAAAGTCGGAAGCAGGGATCTGTTCGAAGGCATCTGGCCGATCCCCGATGGCGTCATGCTGAATTCGTATGTCTTGAAAGGGAGCGAGAAGACCGTGCTGGTGGATCTCGTCAAGGATTGGGATGGCGCCTGTGATGCCATTGAGGCGCAGATGAAGGAGCTTTCCCTGACCGTGGCGGACATTGATGTCCTGGTGATCAACCACATGGAGCCGGACCATACCGGCAGTTTGGCGTCGTTTGTACGCAAGAATCCCAAGGTGGAGATTTTCTGTTCAGACAAGTCCGTTCCGTTGATCAAGGCGTTCTATGGAGTGACGGAGAACGTCCATGCGGTGAAGGATGGAGAGACGCTGGATATCGGAGGGAAGACGCTGAAGTTCTTCCTCACTCCGAACATCCACTGGCCGGAGACGATGATGACGCTGGATGAGGAGGATGGCATCCTGTTCAGTTGCGACGCCTTCGGCGCCTATGGCCAGTATGATCATTGTTTCCATGACCAGCTTGGAGAGGACGAACAGGCTCAGCTCAACCATGAGATGGAGCGGTACTACGCCAACATCATCTCGTCGTTCAGTCCGTTCGTCATCCGTGGCATCACCAAAGTGGTGCAGGCGGCTCCCGGCATCCGTGTGGTCGGCCCCAGCCATGGCGTGGTGTGGCGTGACGACCACTGCCAGGTGATCGACACCTATCTTCGTCTTGCCAAGTATGCGGCCGGTCCCCGGGAGAAGGAGATCACGCTGGTCTGGGCAAGCATGTACGGCAACACCCAGGCGTTGGTGGACACCATCGTCAAGGCGGTGGAGAGCGAAGGGGTGAAGCTGAACATATTCCAGGTGCCCCAGACCCACGCGTCGTTCGTGTTGGAGAAAGCGTGGCGGTCCGAAGGCTTGATCTTCGGCATGCCCACCTACGAATACAAGATGTTCCCGCCGATGTACGCCATCCTTGACGTGCTGGACCGCAGCCATGTCACCGGAAGGAAGATCATGCGCTTCGGTTCGTTCGGCTGGTCCGGCGGCGCCCAGAAGCAGTTCGACGAGTTCGTCACGTCAATGAAACTGGAGTGCTGCGGAACGGTGGAGTATCAAGGATATCCCACCGAAGCGGACAAGAAGAAAGCGTACGATATGGCCAAGCAGTTGGCACATATGATCGCCATCGGCTGAGAAATCATATCCTGCAGGCGTTGATGAAGGCGGAAAACAGCACAAGCATGTCGTTTGAGGCCATCATCATCGCTTCGGGATGCCATTGGACGGCCAACAGGAACGGTCCTTCGTTCCCCTGTACCGCTTCCACGGCGCCATCCGTCGCCCGGGCCGCAATGGTCAGGGATGGGGCGATGTCCTTTACGATCTGGTGGTGCAGGCTGTTCACCGAAAGTGTTTCCTGATGAAAGATTTCCCAGAGGAGGGAATCCTGTTCCACCTTTACCTGGTGGAACGGCTTCGTCGCGTCCTTGAGGTGGTCATGCTGCAGGGCGTTGGGGGAGAAGCGGGAGACATCCTGGTACAACGTGCCGCCCAACGCGACGTTGACCAGCTGGATGCCTTTGCAGATTCCCAGAATGGGTTTTCCCATGGTTCTTGCCTGATGGAACAAGGCGATCAGCATCCGGTCCTGCTGAAGATCGGTTTCGCCGCACAGCGGATCCTTCTCCTCGCCGTACAGCGATGGGTCGATGTCATTTCCGCCCTGCAGCAGAAGGCCGTCCACCACGGACAGCTCCCGCCGGATGACTTCCTCGTCGTCGGTGGGAGGCAGCATGACCGGCACACCGCCAGAGCGCGCCACCGAAGTGGTGTACGCCTGGCTGGTGAAGATCCGTTGCCATGCGTGGAACGGACTTGAAGAAGGGGTGTCTGACGACACCCCCGCAATCCCGATGACCGGTCTTCTCATTGGATGATGGACAACAGGTGCTTGAGGAAGCCGTCACACCGCTCCGACGAGGAGATGGACAGATGCTCGTCCACCGAATGGATGTCACGCATCTGTGGTCCGAACGAAACGCTGTCCATGCCTTTGACCGTGTCGTTGATCAGTCCGCATTCCAAACCGGCGTGGATGGCGGTGACCTTCATCTCCTTGCCGGTGTACTCGTGGTACGCCTGGGCGCAGAAATGGGCCAGCGGAGAATCCGGGTTGGGGAGCCATGCCGGATACGCTCCGGTGTAGGTCACCTTCATGCCTCCGGACAGGAGCGCCTCTCCGCAGAGCTCCGCCACCAGATCCCGCCGCGAGATGACGGAAGAGCGGTGGCTGGTGACCACCTTGAATTGTTTTCCGTCCGTCGAGACGATGGCCAGGTTGCTGCTGGTCTCCACGATGCCTTTCAACTCCTCGCTGGTCTCGTAGGCGTACACGCCGTGCGGGGCGAGGAACAGGGAGCGGATGAACTGTTTGGACGTCTTGGTCGACGCGGCGGCGCGGGGCCGTTCGGTCTTCTCCAACGTGAGCTTGATGCTCGGGTCGTTGTTCCGGTACTCCGTCTTCAGGGCTTCCTGCAGGTTGGCCATGTTCTCGGTGAGCGACTTCTCCTCTTCTTCCGGTACGGCGAAGCCGACCTCGCAGGAAGAGGGGATGACGTTGCGCTTGGTGCCACCCTGGATGGAGAAGATCATCAGGTGCTTCTGCTGGACGAGCAGGCGGGCCGCAAGCTTGATGGCGTTGGCCCGCTGCTTGTGGATCTCTCCGCCGCTGTGGCCGCCCAACAGACCGCTGACATCCAGCCGGTAGGCGTTCCAGTCCAACGGAATGGTCTCCATGTTGCAGTCCAGCGTTCCTTCCACCTCTTTGCCACCGGCGCAGCCGATGTACAGGATTCCTTCATCCTCGCTGTCCAGGTTGAGCAGTTTCCTGCTGCGGATGTCTTTTTCCTTGATGCCGAAGGCGCCGTTCATGCCGGTCTCCTCGCTGATGGTGAAGATCGCTTCCAGCGGGCCGTGCTGCACCGAGGGATCGGACAGGACGTCCAGCGCGATGGCGATGGCGATGCCGTCATCACCTCCCAGCGAAGTGTCCTTGGCGCAGAGCCAGTCTCCGTCCACCATCACGTCGATGGGATCCTTGGTGAAGTCGTGGGTGCTTCCCGGACGTTTGACGCACACCATGTCCATGTGTCCCTGCAGGGCCACCGGACTGTGGTGTTCGTATCCTTTCGTCGCGTCCTTGCGGATGATGACGTTGCCCGTCTCATCGGCGAACGCCTGCAGTCCGTGCTCCTTCGCCCAGGAGAGCAGCCAACGCCGGACTCCTTCCTCATTTCCGCTTTCCCGGGGGATCTGCTCCAGTTCCAGGAAATACTTCCACAGATTCTTCTGTTTCAATTGCTCAATGGTTGTTTGCATGTGGTACCTCAATCAAATCGATCACGGATCAGAGTCCCGTTGACGAACAGGCCTTTCAGTTGGAACGCCTTGTCCAGGACGGTCACGTCCGCCGTGTAGTCGGGGATCAACATCCCCATGTTGTGAAAACTGTAGATGCGCGCCGGATTGGTGGAGGTCATCTGGACGGCGTTGGAAAGCGGGATCCCCCAGCTGACCACGTTCTTCACCGCTTTCTGCAGCGTCAACGCAGAGCCGAGGAACAATGTCGGGTCTTTCTCACTGACCCAGACGCCTTGGTCGGAAAGCTCCGCGCGGATGCCGTTTGCGAAGAACGGACCCGCTTTCTGTTTGGTCGGCTTGAGGGAGTCGGTGACCATGACGATGTTGGAGACCGGCTTCTCCCGAAGCAGCAGCTTGACCAGTTCGGGGTGGACGTGCACGCCGTCACAGATGATCTCGCACTGCATCTCCTCGTGGATCAGGACGGTGCCGACGCATCCCGGGTTGCGGTGGTGCAACGGGCTCATGGCGTTGTAGAAGTGGGTGGTGTGCAGGATGCCGCACTGGATGCCTTCCATCATGTTCTCGTAGGTGGCGTCGGTGTGTCCTGCCAGCAGAACGATGTTCTCCCGACGGGCAAGCAATGCCAGTTCACGCATATTCTTCAGTTCTGGGGCTACCGTCATGCAGACGACGTGTCCCTGACCCGCTTTGACCAGTTGCTCGAACAGGTCGGTGTCCACCGCGTGGACTCCTTCGGGGTTCTGCGCGTTGATCCGCTTGGGGCTGATGAACGGGCCTTCCAGGTTGATGCCCATGATCTTGGCCCCTTTCTCGTGGCCCATCGCCTTGACGATGGCCTGTTCGGCCTTCATCATGTCCTCCGGCAGGTTGGTGTAGACGGTGGGCAGGAAGGCGCTGACGCCGTAGTCGGCAAGCCGTTCGCTCATTCCAAGGATCGAGTCGGGGGAGCAGTCCTCCGTCCCGTATCCTCCGATGCCATGGATGTGGCTGTCGATCATCCCCGGGATGATGTAGGCATTCTGCACATCAATACGGAGTGTATTCTCCGGGAACTGTTTCTGCTCCAACCGATTCATGTTGAAGATGTCTCCGATCAGTCCGTTTTCATCTATATAGAGCGCGCAGTTGTCAAGCTCCGCGAAGCCGGTGACGATGGTGCCATTGGTAAGTACGGTAGGTGTACCCATGGTATTCCTCCTCATATCCAAAAAATCTCACCCGTAGCGTACCACACCAAAGGGCAAGGTGCAATCTCATGCGGTCTGGGACAGGTCATTCAGCCATTTGCCGCTCTTCACCCGGAAGAATCCGACGAGGCCTTTGGCCACTTCCTCAAGGCTGACCAACAGGTACACCCACCAGATGGGCCAGGCAAAGAACACGGAACCCAGGAACGCCATCGGAATGCCGATCAACCAGACGGCGGACAGTTCGTTCAGCATGGAGAAGCGGGTGTCGCCGCCCGAGCGGAGGATGCCGACGATCAACGTGGTGTCGTAGCTGCGCAGCGGAAAGACCGCCGATGAGACGTACAGGCAGTACCGGGCCGCCTGGGCGACGGCGCCGTCCACATTGAACATGCCGACGAACAGCGGGGCGCAGAGCGCCTGCAAGCCGCCCATCACCGCTCCGGCGAGTACGGCGATCAGAGAGAAACGACGGCAGTACACCCTTGCTTCGTCGTACATCTTCTCCCCGATCTTCTGTCCGATCATCACCAGGGCGCTGGAGGCGACGCCGAACATCACGGTGAAGAACATGTTGGAGACCGATTCGTTGACGTTCACCGCGGCGATGGTATCCATTCCCAGACGGGAATACGCCACCTTGTAGGTGGACATGCCTAGGGCCCAGAAGAATTCGTTGCAGATCACCGGAATGCAGGTGGGGATCACCTTGGACAGGAATGTACGGGAGAAGCGGAACGCCTCGGCGCTTTGGATGGCGCAGGGGCTTTTGTCCGGATAGGTGAAGCGGAACATCAACACCATCTCCAGGATCCTGCTGATCAGCGTGGCGATGGCCGCGCCCTTGACGCCCAATTGGGGGAACGGCCCGATACCGAAGATCAACAGGTAGTTCAGCACCACGTCGGTGCCGAGCGAAACAAGGGAAGTCTTCAGCGGCAGGTCTGCCCTTCCGGTCGTCCTTAGTCCCACGGCATGGATCTGGACGAACGCCAGGCAGAGAAAGCTCGGACCGATGAAAAACAGGTAGGTGCTTCCCATCTCCACCACGACGGGGTCCTGGGTGAAGATGTGCATCACCGCTTTGGGGGCCGCCATGGCCAGGATGGTGAAGACCACCGAGCCAATGAAGCAGGTAAGAAGGCCCAGGGCCATTACGTTCTGGATGCCTTTGTGGTTGCGCGCCCCGTAGAACTGGGCGATGAAGATCGAAGCCCCGGTGCAGGTGCCGAAGTAGAACAGGTTGATCAAAAACGAGATCTGGTTGGCCAGCCCCACGGCGGCGATGGCCTCCGACCCCAGTTGCCCGATCATCAACGTATCGACGAACGTCAGGCTGTTGACCAGGAGGTTCTGCAACACCACCGGAATGGCGATGGAGGCCATTTTGCGGGAGAAGGTGGAATCAACGGCCATGGGAGAACAGAATCCTTTCCGCGTCCTGCATCCCGCATTGGCGGAGCGCTTCCCTGACCAGCATGCGGTTTTCCGGACGGTCATACTGCAACAAGGCGCGTTGCAGCGTCCGCTCCCGTCCTTTGGGCACGTAGATCGGGGCGAAGCGTTTGCCGGGCCGTGGGTCAAGCCCGGTGTAGTACATCGTCGTGGAGACCGTTCCCGGGGTGGGGTAGAACTCCTGTACTTGGTCGGGGACGAAGTGGTGCTGGTGCAGATACAACGCAAGCAGGACGGCGTCCTTCAGCGTGCTGCCCGGATGGGCGGCGATGAAGTACGGGATCAGATACTGTTTGCGTCCCTGTCGGTGGTTCTCGTCGGCGTAGGCGTCGCAGAAGGCTTCGTACTGCTCCACCTGGGGTTTTCCCATGGCGTCCAGCACTTCCGGCAGGATGTGCTCCGGCGCGATCTTCAGTTGTCCGCTGATGTTGTGCCCGACGATGTGGCTGAGAAAGCGGGCGCGCACCTCAGGGGAGGCGACGCTCATCAGATAGTCGTAGCGGATGCCGCTTCGGATGAACACCTTCTTCACCCCAGGAACCGCCTCGATGGCATCCAGGACGTCAAGGTAGTGGGCGTGGCTGTCCTTCAGGTTGGGGCAGGGGTTCGGCCAGAGGCATTCCTTGGCCGGACAGGGGCCGGCGATGGCCTGCTTGTCGCACGCCCTTCCCTGGAAATTGGCCGTGGGTCCCCCCACGTCGTGGATGTAGCCCTTGAAGCCGGGATGGGAAGCCATGTGCTTGGCTTCTTCCACCAGAGAAGGGATGCTGCGCGTCTGGATCATCCGGCCTTGGTGGCTGGAGATGGCGCAGAAGCTGCACGCGCCGTAACATCCCCGGTTGCTGGTCAGGGAGAACTGTACTTCACTGAGGGCGGGGATCCCGCCTGCCTTGTCGTAGTCCGGGTGGGCGTCAAACGTATAGGGGAGGGAATACAATGCGTCGAACTGTTCGGTGGACAGGGGAAGCGCCGGGGGGTTCTGCACCACGAACCGCTGCATGCATGCCTGGATGATCACCTCAGGCTTCATCGGATTCTCATGGAGCATCTTCATCTGGAACGCTTCGGCGTACTTCCGTTTGCCTTCTTCCGTAGGGGTGTTGGAATGGGGATCCCGCTGGCTGACTTCCTCATAGGACGGCAGGGTGATGACGGGTCCCTGGGGAATGGTTGAGCTTGCCCAGACCGTCCCCCGGATGTCATGCATCGATGAAACCGGTTCTCCCGCGGCAAGACGGCGGGCGATCTCCACCACCTGCAACTCTCCCATGCCGTAGATGAGAAGATCCGCCTTGCTGTCCAGCAGGATGCTTTTCCTCACCAGGTCGGACCAGTAGTCGTAGTGGGCCATCCGCCTCAGGGACGCCTCAAGGCCTCCGATGATCACCGGGGTGGTTTTGCCGTAGGCTTGTTTGGCCAGCGAGGTGTAGACGATGGTGGGACGGTCCGGCCGCATGCCGGCCTTTCCTCCCGGGCTGTAGGCGTCGTCGTGCCGGATCTTGTTGTTGGCCGTATAGTGGAGCACCATGCTGTCGATGTTCCCTCCGCTGATCATCGCGCAGAGCCGTGGTTTCCCGAACCGGAGAAAATCGGTGGTGCTGCGCCAATCAGGCTGGGCGATGATCCCGACGCGGTACCCTTGGCTTTCCAGAAGCCGGCCGATCAAGGCGACGGCGAAGGAAGGATGATCAACGTAGGCGTCCGCGCTGATCAACGCGATGTCGACGCCGTCCCAACCTCGTCGGGCAAGGTCGCTTTCCTGGGTAGGAAGAAACAGGTCTCTCTGCATGGAATCGATGATACTCCATCCCCGAGGGGCGTGCAACGCCGCTCCTCGGGGGAAAAAGCGGCCTTTTTCCTCAAGAAGGGAAGAATTCTTTGAAAAAGCGAAATTTCTAACTATCTTTGAATAAAAGAGTTATGAAATGACACATGAAATTTTTATCTTTTTTTGTGCAAAGTGGGGAACTGTGGTGTATGATATCATTTCGAAATTGACTTTGGATATTCCGCGTTGTATTCTAGAGAATGTGTTTTCTTCGGCCTGTGGAATACGGTTTTTCGCGGCAAGGAGTGCGAGTTGATTAAGGATTTGGTCCCGTTTGTCCACTTCTACGACCAGGATTTCGTCGACATGTATGACCGCTCTTGGGTATGGATCGATGAGCTCTGGAAGCAGGGAACAACGGCAAACGGTTTTGAAGGAAATTATCTCTCATACCCGGGACAAACGACGTTCAATCAGTTTTACCACTGTTTCACGACGTTGTTCCTGGTGTATAGCAACCAAAACAACTCACCGTTTCCCCTTTTGGACTACTTCTACAAGAAGCAGGAAGCCAATGGGGCCATCCGGGGCGAATATTCCGTGGAAGACGGGAAACCGGTTTTCTCCGCGGACAATCCGGAAGGCGTGGCGCCTCCGCTGTTCTCCTATGTGGAATATCAATTCTATCACAAGATCGGCAATAAGAAGCGCCTGAAGGAAATCGTGCCCATCCTGGAGAAACAGTATGACTGGATGGCGACGACGTTCCAGAAACCGAATGGGCTGTACAGTGTGCCCGCTTCCGCCTGCCAGAGCGGCAACATTCATCGTGACCACATGTATTATCCGGTGGATTTCAATACCATGGTTGCCATCAACGCGCTGTACCTCTCGGCCATCGGGGATATCCTGAACGACAAGGAGATCTCGTTCCGGTACAAACGGCACTACTTTGCCTTGAAGACCAGGATCAACACGTTGATGTGGGATCCGGAGACGAAGTTCTACTACGATCTGGACATCAAGGAAGCCCGCCTGCCATACAAGTTCATCGGCGCCTACTGGACGTTGCTCGGGGAAATCCCCAACGACGAGAAGGCCGGCCATATGGTGGAGTACCTGAAGGATCCGAAAGAATTCGGTACGGAGAACCCGTTCCCTGGTGTTCCCGTCTCCTCTCCTGATTTCAAAGAGACCGGCGATGGGTTGAACGGTGGGGTGTCCACCGTCAACACCTACATGGTGGTCAAGGGTCTGCAGAAGTTCCATGAGTTCGTCTTCGGTCGTGAGTGTGCCATCCGGCACATGTACTTCCTGTTGGATACCCTGCATCCCGATGCCGAGACGATGGGGGATGTGTGGGAGGCGTACCTTCCCAACAAGGAAGGGGCTTCCCAGACGAAGGACATCCCGGGCTTCCCCAAGAAACGGTTCATGCCGTACGCCGGGCTGGTCACCATCACGATGATGATCGAGAACATCATTGGTCTGGATATTTCGCTTCCCCGGAAGACGGTGAACTGGGTCATGCCGTCGCTGGAAGCGATGGGGATCGAAAACCTGTCGCTGAAACGGAACATGATCACCATTCTCTCCAACAAGACGGACCGTGGTTGGGAAATCCGGCTGGAGAGCGAGAAGTTGTACTACTTCACCATCGAAATCCTTGACGAGCACAAGAAGAAGACGCTGCCCATTCCTTCCGGCAAGTGCTCGATGTTGATCGACAAACTGTAATGGCCTGGCTTGGGAAGTTGCTCGGCGGAACCTTGGGGTTCGTATTCGGCGGACCACTGGGGATGGTCGCGGGCATCGCCTTCGGCCATCTGTTCGACAAGGCGGACGAGTTCGAGCATACCAGCCGGCCGGCTTCCCGGGTGCAGGGCACCCACGAAACCACCCAGATGATGTTCTTCGTCGGCGCGTTCTCCATGGTGGCGCGTGTCGCCCAGGCGGACGGCGAGGTGACGATGAGCGAACGGCAGGCCATCGAACGGTTCATCGACGAGCGGCTGGGCATGGGGCCGAGCGAGCATGCCGCGGCGATGCGGGTGTTCGACGCCGCGCTCTCCGGAGGCGGAACGTTCGACCAGTTCGCCGCCCAGTTCTATGAGAACTTCTCTTCGTCTTCCGGACTGTTGCAGCTGATGATCGAGTTCTTCTACCAGGTGGCTGCGGCCGATGGGGCGATCAACACCAGCGAAGACGCCCTGATCCGCAGGGTAGCCCAGCTGTTCCATCTTCCTGACTATGTGGTGGATGCCATCCGCCGCCGTTACGGCGGTGCGAGTGCCGATGAGCACGCCTATTCCGTCCTGAACCTGTCTCCTTCCGCGACGGATGAAGAGGTGAAGAAGGCGTACCGGAAGATGTGCATCGAGTTCCATCCGGATACGCTCGCCTCCAAAGGAATGGGGGAGGAATTCCAGAAAGCCGCTGAGGAGAAATTCCAGGAAATCCAGCAGGCGTATGAGACGATCAAGAAGGATCGAGGGATGAAAGCGTAAAATGGAATATTGTTCCATTCTTGCATTTTCCCTGAAACCATGATAGGTTAATAACAGCAAACCGAAGGAGTTGCATATGGACTTTACACAGAAGTTTTCATTGAAAGGAAAGATTGCATGGGTCACCGGTGCGTCATACGGCATCGGGTTTGCCATCGCCACCGCCTTCTCTCAGGCCGGTGCTACGATTGTATTCAACGATCTCAACCAGGAGAAAGTGGATAAAGGGCTTGCTTCCTACAAGGCTGAGGGTATCGACGCCCACGGGTATGTGTGCAACGTGACGGATGAGGATGACGTGAAGGCTACGGTGGAGAAGATCACCAAGGAAGTCGGCGTCATCGATATTCTGGTCAACAACGCAGGCATCATCAAGAGGATCCCGATGCTGGAGATGAGCGCCGCTGATTTCCGCGCCGTGATCGATGTCGATCTCAACGCGCCGTTCATCGTCAGCAAGGCGGTGCTTCCCGGCATGATCGCCAAGGGGCATGGAAAGATCATCAACATCTGCTCCATGATGAGCGAGCTTGGCCGTGAGACGGTCAGTGCCTACGCCGCAGCCAAGGGTGGCTTGAAGATGCTGACCCGGAACATCTGTTCCGAGTACGGCGACAAGAACATCCAGTGCAACGGCATCGGACCTGGTTACATCGCCACTCCGCAGACCGCGCCGCTTCGCGAGCGCCAGCCGGATGGTTCCCGCCATCCGTTTGATGCGTTCATCGTCGCCAAGACCCCGGCCGGCAGATGGGGCACTCCGGAGGATCTGAAAGGACCCGCCGTGTTCCTGGCCTCTGAGGCTTCCGACTTCGTCAACGGACACATCCTGTACGTCGACGGCGGTATTCTCGCCTACATCGGCAAGCAGCCTTCATGATCGAAGACGCAGAGAAAGCGAAAGCGCTGGTTTCGGCCAGCGCTTTTTTTATTGTCTTAGAACTTGATCCTTCCCCTGAGTGACCTGGCAAGGGTGATCCGGTCGGCGTACTCCAGGTCCCCTCCGATGGGGATGCCGCTGGCAAGCCGGGAGACGGAAAGGTTCGGCTTGTCCTTCAGCACCTGCCGGATGTACAGGGCGGTGGTGTCACCTTCCTCGGTGGGGTTGGTGGCGATGATCACCTCCCGGATGATGCCTTCATCGATCCGTTTGACCAGCTTGGGGAAGTTCAGTTTCTCCGGTCCGATGCCATCCAATGGGCTGATGGCTCCTCCCAGCACGAAGTACAGGCCGTTGTACGCTCCGCTGTTCTGGATGGTCACCACATCCTGCGGTTGCTCGACGATGCACAGCTGGGTGCGGTCCCGGTTGGGATCGCTGCAGATCGGGCAGGGGTCGGTTTCCGTATAGGCGCCACAGATGGAGCAGGGGAACACCTTCTCCTGGATGGTGGCGATCTCATCGGCGAGGATACGGTTGAACTCCTTGTCGCTTTTGATCAGAAAGTAGGCGATCCGCTGGGCGCTTTTCGGCCCGATGCCAGGAAGCCGGGAGAGCTGTTTGGCCAGGTTCTCCAGATCGGTCATTGGTCCATTCCCATGAACATGCTGGATCCTTTCGCCTTGAGAAGATCCTGCACTTTGGTGATGGCGTCGTTGCTCGCCGCTGCGAACAGCACTTCCAGCGTATGGGTGTTGTCCGCCGTCATCAGGGACGGGTCGATCTTCACTTCATACACGTTGCCCAGTCCGTTGACCGTCACCTGCACCATGCCCGCTCCGGCCGTGCCGGTGGCGGTGGTGTTCTTCACCGTATCCTGGAGCTGTTGCATCTTGCTCTGCCACGCTCCCATGTTGTTCAGCAAATCAAATGGATTCGTCATGGTTTTCCTCGTAGGAACGTTTGGTCACCACATCTCCGCGGAACAGGTCCACGATGTGGGAGATGACGGGGTCCCCGTCGGCCGTCATCTGGGGTTTCTTCGCCTCTTCCTTCTGTTTGATGGCGAAATGGATCGGGCCGGCGTAGCCGGTGACCGCCTTGATGGCTTCCGCCAGCGCCTTCCGGTTGGCCTGTGCCTGGTCGACGGTGAACGCGTCGGCGAACTGCAAGGTCAGCCCATCCGCATCAGATATCTCTTTGATCTCCCGCGCCAACGTCGACGCGATGGGGTCGGTCTCCAGCTGTTTCTCCAGCGCGGGGATGTCAGCCACGGTTGGTTGGTGGGGCTCCATGGGAGCAGGTTGCACCGGCGCCGGGGGCGCCACAGGTTGCGGGGCAGGTGCTTGCACAGGCTCCGGCTGGGGCTGTGCTGCGGGCGGCGCGCTTTGGATCTTTGTCTGGGGAGGAACGGCAGCGGCGTCATCCGGAGCGGGTACGCTTGGCATCGGCGTCATTTTTCCGCTGGTCAGGTCGTTCTGCAGTTGGGTGAGCCGCTGGACCAGCACCGTCGATGAGACCAGGTACGGCAGGGACGCCAGCTTGGAAAGGACGATCTCCAGTTCAAAACGGGGGTTGAGGGAGTAGCGGATGTCCCGGTAGGTGGAAAGCAGCAACTCCACCGCGCCCTGGAGCTGTTCGGTGGTGTAGGCGTTTTGCATCTTCGCCGGGATGGCGTCGGCCTGCATACCCAGGATGTCCTCGTCGGTGATCCCCTGTTTCAGCAACAGCAGCGTCCGGTAATACTCGGTGAAATCCTTCAGGCATTGTTCGACGGAAACACCGCTCTTCAGGAGGTCCTGGACGCTGAGAATGGCCCCTTTGCGGTCGTTTTCCAGAAGGGAAGAGACGATGGCGTTGATCTGGCTGGTGCCGACCAGCCCCAGTTTGTCCCGGATGCCCTCCATGGTGATGTGGGTTCCGGAGAACGAGGCGACCTGGTCGAACAACGTGTAGGCGTCCCGCATCGAGCCGGTGGACTCTTTTGCGATCCAGAAGAGCGCGTCATCATCCGCCTGGATGGACAGATCGTCCGCGGCGCTCTTCA is part of the Sphaerochaeta sp. genome and harbors:
- the nagA gene encoding N-acetylglucosamine-6-phosphate deacetylase — its product is MGTPTVLTNGTIVTGFAELDNCALYIDENGLIGDIFNMNRLEQKQFPENTLRIDVQNAYIIPGMIDSHIHGIGGYGTEDCSPDSILGMSERLADYGVSAFLPTVYTNLPEDMMKAEQAIVKAMGHEKGAKIMGINLEGPFISPKRINAQNPEGVHAVDTDLFEQLVKAGQGHVVCMTVAPELKNMRELALLARRENIVLLAGHTDATYENMMEGIQCGILHTTHFYNAMSPLHHRNPGCVGTVLIHEEMQCEIICDGVHVHPELVKLLLREKPVSNIVMVTDSLKPTKQKAGPFFANGIRAELSDQGVWVSEKDPTLFLGSALTLQKAVKNVVSWGIPLSNAVQMTSTNPARIYSFHNMGMLIPDYTADVTVLDKAFQLKGLFVNGTLIRDRFD
- a CDS encoding gamma-glutamyl-gamma-aminobutyrate hydrolase family protein; this translates as MRRPVIGIAGVSSDTPSSSPFHAWQRIFTSQAYTTSVARSGGVPVMLPPTDDEEVIRRELSVVDGLLLQGGNDIDPSLYGEEKDPLCGETDLQQDRMLIALFHQARTMGKPILGICKGIQLVNVALGGTLYQDVSRFSPNALQHDHLKDATKPFHQVKVEQDSLLWEIFHQETLSVNSLHHQIVKDIAPSLTIAARATDGAVEAVQGNEGPFLLAVQWHPEAMMMASNDMLVLFSAFINACRI
- a CDS encoding aminoacyl-histidine dipeptidase, which gives rise to MQTTIEQLKQKNLWKYFLELEQIPRESGNEEGVRRWLLSWAKEHGLQAFADETGNVIIRKDATKGYEHHSPVALQGHMDMVCVKRPGSTHDFTKDPIDVMVDGDWLCAKDTSLGGDDGIAIAIALDVLSDPSVQHGPLEAIFTISEETGMNGAFGIKEKDIRSRKLLNLDSEDEGILYIGCAGGKEVEGTLDCNMETIPLDWNAYRLDVSGLLGGHSGGEIHKQRANAIKLAARLLVQQKHLMIFSIQGGTKRNVIPSSCEVGFAVPEEEEKSLTENMANLQEALKTEYRNNDPSIKLTLEKTERPRAAASTKTSKQFIRSLFLAPHGVYAYETSEELKGIVETSSNLAIVSTDGKQFKVVTSHRSSVISRRDLVAELCGEALLSGGMKVTYTGAYPAWLPNPDSPLAHFCAQAYHEYTGKEMKVTAIHAGLECGLINDTVKGMDSVSFGPQMRDIHSVDEHLSISSSERCDGFLKHLLSIIQ
- a CDS encoding FprA family A-type flavoprotein; its protein translation is MKPDVLAKDVYRVSAKVGSRDLFEGIWPIPDGVMLNSYVLKGSEKTVLVDLVKDWDGACDAIEAQMKELSLTVADIDVLVINHMEPDHTGSLASFVRKNPKVEIFCSDKSVPLIKAFYGVTENVHAVKDGETLDIGGKTLKFFLTPNIHWPETMMTLDEEDGILFSCDAFGAYGQYDHCFHDQLGEDEQAQLNHEMERYYANIISSFSPFVIRGITKVVQAAPGIRVVGPSHGVVWRDDHCQVIDTYLRLAKYAAGPREKEITLVWASMYGNTQALVDTIVKAVESEGVKLNIFQVPQTHASFVLEKAWRSEGLIFGMPTYEYKMFPPMYAILDVLDRSHVTGRKIMRFGSFGWSGGAQKQFDEFVTSMKLECCGTVEYQGYPTEADKKKAYDMAKQLAHMIAIG
- a CDS encoding MATE family efflux transporter, yielding MAVDSTFSRKMASIAIPVVLQNLLVNSLTFVDTLMIGQLGSEAIAAVGLANQISFLINLFYFGTCTGASIFIAQFYGARNHKGIQNVMALGLLTCFIGSVVFTILAMAAPKAVMHIFTQDPVVVEMGSTYLFFIGPSFLCLAFVQIHAVGLRTTGRADLPLKTSLVSLGTDVVLNYLLIFGIGPFPQLGVKGAAIATLISRILEMVLMFRFTYPDKSPCAIQSAEAFRFSRTFLSKVIPTCIPVICNEFFWALGMSTYKVAYSRLGMDTIAAVNVNESVSNMFFTVMFGVASSALVMIGQKIGEKMYDEARVYCRRFSLIAVLAGAVMGGLQALCAPLFVGMFNVDGAVAQAARYCLYVSSAVFPLRSYDTTLIVGILRSGGDTRFSMLNELSAVWLIGIPMAFLGSVFFAWPIWWVYLLVSLEEVAKGLVGFFRVKSGKWLNDLSQTA